tattttaatttaaaaatgtatGTTTAAAACATTAATGTTAAacagtaaatatataaaatactAAAGACTAAACTTCAAATTTTTAGAAGATGCCACCAGTTCAACAACCTGTGGATCCATCAATTTAATGGTCCGACTAATTCAGTAGCCCAGATTGATTATGGGGCACAATTTTAAAACTATATATATCTATAATAAATGAGTTGATGCTGAGGTCTGTGTTTCGCAAAACCCGGGTCACGCTACAAGCATGTTTTTGCTGTGGCTTGTGGGTATGGTATCTTTGGTATGGAAGAGAAATGGGTCGTCGTTGAAACTCTGAACCCCCAAAGGTAGAGGATGTTATTGTAATATTGTGTGCAGCCAGGAGCCAGATCGGCAACAGGGAACGGGCAAACGGCATTGAACGGCAGAGGTAGTCACATCGTAAACGAAGAGCATTTTTCATTCCCATTTTCATCGTCACTCCGCCATAGAAGAATCAAATCGCAGGTGAAAAACCTTTATTCTACTCTGTCAAATTCCAATCTGTTACttgtaaatcaatatatatatatataccctatgATTTAGATCCTGATTTTTTGTGTGCGAGAATGTGCGCGTGTGTGTGtaaatttcattaatttttaGGAGATAATCCATTAAATATTCTCTTTTCCTGCTGTTCTTTTTCTGGAATTTTTTGGTGTACGCAATTGGGAAACTTTGTCTCCTTAATCTTGTCTTGTATCTATTATTCGTGCTGTTTGAAATGAATTGTAATCGGGATTTTGTGCTGTTGTTTGTGGTGCGAGTGTTCGTCAGTGTAGTTGGTTTAGCTTTTGAAACGATTAAATTTGAGATATTGGAGGGCAAGTATTGTATGGGTAGCTGTTAATTTTCTcctgtcataaaaaaaaaaaaaaatgttgttttctgGCAATTGCAATATGGGTTCTATTCATTTTGGTTTTTTTATGGTTAACAACTAAAATTTGTGTGTTactgttttgattttttaaattcattttgtgTAAGGTTTCTTGTGTATATGTTGTGAGatttgttctttggtttttaagTAGTTTACCAAAAATGATGGatgatatttaaaatttgtttGTTTCTTTGGTTCTTTAAATTCATGCCTTGTGAGATTTATGGTTATATGTAAATTTTCAACTTCTCATCACGCATTATTTCTTTCTTTGGACAGAGAACAAAAAATTCCATTATATTCTATGATTCTGTTTCTTGGTTCAATTTCCGGGACAGGAATGGGTATCAAATGAAATCTCATACTTGTTCTACCTATGGTATAGAGgttgagattctttttcttttatggAAGAAGAACTACAAGACTCTGATGTCAGTTTTAATTGTTTGACATGTTGCTCATGAATCTTTTCTTTTatacaagtattttaaatatttgagACTATAATAGGATTAGATCAATGCTTGGGTTTGGCTAAGATGGGATTACCCCATCTAATTGAGTGCTTTCTGAGATTTGTTCGGCGTTTTAACCGATTATATCATTTCTTTCATTGTTTATTGTTTTTGGAAGCTTTGCATATATTTTGCAGCAGTTGGATGACAATGgaaattgaatttatgattatcTCACACTTGGCATCCAAAACTAGTTGGTATTTAAAATTAGCCTGgttcttttcatttcttttctttttgcagCACCTGATTGCTTacacttttttttaaaaatttgtccaCTATTTGAAGCAAGGTTAATATAGAGCTTGAAATGTCACGAGAAACATGAGACAATGATTCAGTTTGCATATGGATGTTATTTCACTTCAGCCAAGAGTAGCcttcatttttgttttcagtttcataaaataataataataataataataataataataataataataataacagctTCTTATTGCTTCTTTTTGCAACTCACCTAGCATTGCATCAAAACATCTCTAACTTTTCGTAGTTGCTTGTTTTGTAGAAATTGCTGATCTGTTTCATTTAAGTCAGAAAAGAAGGTGGTGCCTGGATGGACGACCTGCCAGACCAGTTAGTTTGGGATATTTTAAGTAGGATTAAGAAAACAAAAGACAGAAACTCTGCGTCTCTAGCATGTAAACGCCTCCACAAACTAGAGAATGAACAGAGACATTCTCTTCGTGTTGGTTGTGGACTAAACCCTGCTAATGAAGCCTTGACTTCACTCTGTAACAGGTTTCCCAATTTGGAGAAGGTTGAAATAATTTATGCAGGTTGGATGTCCAAACTTGGAAGACAATTGGATGATGAAGGTCTTCGCATTCTGTCCAAGAACTGCCCTTCGCTGACCCATCTCACCTTAAGTTATTGCACTTTTATCACTGATGTAGGCCTTAGTTTCTTGGCTTCTTGCTCCAAACTTTTCgcattaaaattgaatttttcccCCAGAATTACTGGTTGTGGCATATTGTCCCTTGTTGTGGGATGCAAAAACCTCACTATTTTTCACCTAACCAGATGCCTAAACGTTAGTAGTGTTGAGTGGTTAGAATATCTTGGAAAGCTTGAAACACTCGAAGATCTTTCGATCAGAAATTGTCGGGGAATTGGTGAAGGTGATTTGATAAAGCTTGGACCCAGCTGGCGCAAACTAAAACGGTTGCAGTTTGAGGTGGATGCTAACTACCGATATATGAAAATGAAAGTATATGATCGATTGGCCATAGATCGATGGCAAAAGCAATGGGTCCCATGTGAAAATTTGCTGGAGCTGAGTTTGGTAAATTGCATCATTAGCCCAGCAAGAGGGCTTTCCTGTGTGCTGGGGAAATGCAAGAACTTGGAAAAGATTCACTTAGATATGTGCTTTGGTGTAAGGGACTGTGACATGATAAGCTTAGCACAAAACTCAAGTAAACTGCGGTCCATTTCCCTCCGAGTTCCATCAGATTTCTCACTCCCGCTTTTGATAAATTCTCCATTGAGATTAACAGATGAGAGTTTAAAGGCTGTGGCCCAAAACTGTTTGATGCTTGAATCAGTCCGGATATCTTTTTTGGATGGGGAATTCCCTTCGTTTTCTTCATTTACATTAGAAGGAATCCTTATGCTGACACAAATGTGCCCAGTTCGTGAACTTGTTCTTGACCATGTGTGTTCCTTCAATGATGTTGGAATGGAAGCCCTTTGTTCTGCACAGTATCTTGAAACCCTGGAGCTTGTTGGATGTCAAGAGATCAGTGATGAAGGGCTGCAGCTTGCAAGCCAGTTCCCCCAATTGAACATTTTACGGCTGAGCAAATGCTTGGGAGTCACTGATGATGGGTTGAAGCCTCTTGTTGGATCCTACAAGTTGGAATCACTGGTTGTAGAAGATTGTCCACAAATTTCTGAAAGGGGTCTTCAAGGAATTGCAAGGTCTGTATCATTTAAGCAAGACTTGTCATGGATGTGTTGAACTCACTTCATGCTCAAAATGCTGGACATTGAATATCAGATGCTCTTTGTTCTCTATTAGGTCATCTCCTGCCTTCTTGTGTTTGTAATATATGtgtcattcataaatatttgtaaaaatttattagaAGCATGCAGTTTTACATTGTATTTAGCCTGTCGCAAAAGTGGCAAGGAAGTATTTGTAACCAACGGCAGAGAGTTGGGATCAAGACTTTGCTATTCTATTGTCTGTAAATCCATTGCAAGTTGCTTTATATCTAAtcatttgaatatttggaaaCTATTTGATGAAGTGTTGATATATTCGCCGTTTTCCTTACTCTATTTCCAACGTATATATAACTTCACGTTGCAGCCTCTTCATTTGTGTTGGTTTGCTTTTTCGttggtttctttttcttttggttGGTGAAATAAAGAGTCCctctttcatcttcttcttactattattattattattattattattattattattattattttgtgggGGAGGGTATTGTTGCTGAGGCCATGAGTTTTGGAATATTTAACAAAAACCAAACTAGCTGCTTGTTTGGTTTGGTAGAATTGAGGCCAGAATGTGGATGTATTATATCCTGCAATATATCAAATCCACACACTCTCTCGCTTGCCCTGAAAGTTTAATAGGTGTGTTCCTGATATTCTGCTATAGAGTGGAAACATGCCCATATGGTCCAGTGGTCATGTCTGTGCTAACAGCTGTGCTGAGAATAACTTGTACAATATAATACTGGCTGTTTCAAACAAAGACAGCTATTGGAAAGTATTGGAACTACTTcccatttaaaattttaagaaaaccTTTCGCGAAGTTTAACCACAAACATCTGCGGAATAAATTTGCTTCAATGGTCTTCTCTTCCATTGTAAACTTGATTGTAATTTTTTACATTTCTGTTGCCAATTTaagcttttattttgttttgtaaaAACCACTTGCTCTGGCACCGATCTAATCTTGTGGATTTCAATAGCAGGTATAATTTAAAAATGTGTTATTATTCTAGTGGCAAACATGGTCTAAAATCCGCCAGTATGAACCATTATAATCTCCAGCCaaaaaattacataaaaataTATTCTGACTTGAACGCAGATACGGTGTAGCGGATGAAATTATCTTTGCAGAAATTTCTACagataaaaatacaaaaatacttGCACAGGCGCAAGCGCACAGAGACACACAAGTACACAACCATGCATGAAAAATTATTATACTCATAATAAATTTATTAGTTTGAGAATAATTTGTTTCTGTTCACTAAAGTTCACAGCCATTACACAACCATGCATAAAAATTATTATACTCATAATAAATTTATTAGTTTGAGAATAATTTGTTTCTGTTCACTAAAATCCACAACCAATAGACAACCATGCATACAAATTATTATACTCATAATAAATTTATTAGTGTGAGAATAGTTTGTTTCGGTTTACTAAAACTCACAGCCACTGGCAgataggcttttttttttttttggattactcACCAggtttccacgtgtccgttttacggtctacGTGACTAATCCCGTGCCCCTTGAAGCCGATCCCACAACTACAAAggaaaaaatcctaaaataatataCGGTTTAGGGAAAATGGATTTGGGAGTAGATTTGTGTGTAGGGAAGATGGTAGACGAACTAttttaagtgtgtgtgtgtgtgtgtctgtctgtctgtctgtctATCTGTcctaattaagaaattaaaaaaaaaaagaagaaaaatggaaagaaaatccTCAATCTTTTGATCATCCAATGAAGAATTGTTGACTGGAGTGACTCGTGAAGCTGAATCaattttatttgttgctattctttagaagttgaatcagttttatttgttgttattccttaggagctgaataattttatttgttgctattctttaaGATTATAACAATTTCTTCATGCTGATTTTTAGGCACTTAACTGTTATGCTCAACATGCAACATATTTTTCTACAATTCAATTTTAGCATATTTTTTTACAATTTAATTTTCATTATGCTGTATAAATAGATAGTTTGTTACTTAATTAAAATTAGCCTTTTGCAGTCTCTAAATCAGCTTCTCTTATTATCCTTAATCTTtggttttttaaaatatccaacaaattggtataagagccaTAATCTTGAGAGACCTATGAGATTGAGAGAGCTTAAACACGACAACCTATTCAGAATGAATCAAAATATTCATTCACTGCAATTGCACCTCCAATGTTTGATGGAACAAATTATCATATGTGAGCTGTTAGAATGGAAGTCTATCTTGATGCTAATGATCTATATGGGAAGCTGCTAAACAAGTATACGAAGTTCTTGCCCTACCAAACaactcaactcttgctcaaatcaaatatcaaaaggAGATGAAGCAAAGAAAATCAAAAGCAAAAGCAACCTTGTTTGCAGCAGTCTCATCTACCATTTTTACCAGAATAATGACACTAaaaacagctaaggaaatttgggatttttTGAAGCAAGAATATGAAGGAAATGAAAGGGTCAAAGGGATGCAAGTGCTGAATTTGATTCGAGAATTTGAGATGCAAAAGATAAAAGAATCAGAAACAGTCAAGGAATATTCTGACAGACTTCTTGGCATTGTCAACAAGGTAAGATTCCTTGGTACTCATTTTTCTGATTCTAGAATTGTTCAAAAGGTCCTAGTTACAATTCCTGAATAGTTTGAGGCTACAATTTCATCTTTGGAAAACTCGAAGGATCTATTAAGCATAACCTTGGTAGAACTGTTGAATGCACTGCAGGCACAAGAACAAAGGAGGCTTATGAGGCAAAAAGGATCTGTGAAGGGTGCTTTCAAGCCAAATCACAGAACAACAAtggttgcaaaaaaaaaaaaaaaaaacaaacaaaaacaacaagCCTGGAGGTTATGCAAGCAACAACAAAAATAGCCAAAGCAGCAACACTCAAGTCTTTCCACCTTGCTCTtactgccaaaaaaaaaaaacaatcatccACAGAATAAGTGTTGGTGGAGGCCAAATGTAAGATGTCACAAGTGTGGTCACTTAGGGCACATGGAAAGGATATGCAAGACTCAACAGCAATAGGGAGAAGCCAAGGCTGTTGAGGATCAACCTCAAGAGGAGCAGTTATTTGTGGTATCATGCTTTTCCATTGACAGCTCCACAGAAAGCTGGCTTATAGATTGTGGTTGTACAAACCACATGACTTATGATCTAGAGCTCTTCAAAGAGCTTGGCAAGACTGCTATTTCTAAAATCAGAATTGGAAATGGAGCACACATTGCAATAAAAGGCAAGGGAACACTAGCGATTAAAGGCCACACGAGTCTAAAATTAATTTCTGATGTTTTATATGTTCTTGAAATTAATcaaaatgtaataacccgaacctagaaaataaaataaaaataaataaataaaaacgaaaaataaataaagagaaaagaaatttaaaaaggggcatCAGCAGGGACTTCTCAACGAACTCGTTGTCTTTGTCAACGAACGTCCTTCTTGGTCTCATTGATgagtacacatgtctcgttgacgaggaattaccgagagtggggaaaattcaagtttttaatcactttgtcgacgaactagATGTTCTCATCAATGAATGTccttctttggttcgtcgacgaaccttttagactcgtcgacgaacactagATTATAAAGAGTTCCTGGATCCATTTTCAATGTgaaaattctctctcctctcactctctctctctctctctctctctctctctctctaggtttcagCCCTACCACCTCctctctttgattctggcccGGATTTAACCTGATTCGATGAttggaaaccaccacgaggttcctggggTGATTCTCTTCAAGTTAGTCGGAGGAGAAACTTGATTTggggttcttgggcaccactccaaaattagggtaagtaggatatttttaatattaaattaattattgggagtgtatgggcctaggagatgttaaatgataaatattctagagtcaaactgattaagttaggatttttggaatatagggttcTATTTTCCATTCGTTTTAGGCAGAACTTTGAGGATCGGGTAAGGAGAAGTAAATTATACCaagctttttattaaatttgaactagTTATTTTCAAGTAAATGAGTTGTTTATATATAGTACAATTTTCCTGAACGGATTAGGCATTTAAAAATGATTGGTTTTGATTATAagttatatttgggaaaaaccgtgTTAACTGGTTGTGGATACCATCTGTTGTGAGTGTAAACGTGTAGTGAAATAcgtagctgccctacgtgggccacgtatagtGAAATACATAGCttccctatgtgggccacgtatagtGAAGCATGCAGTAGCCCTACATGGGCCACGTACAGTGAAGTACGCAGCAGTCCTATGAGGGCCACGTACTGGGTAGTACACAGTAgtcctacgtgggccacgtacagtGATGTAAGCAGTTGtcttatgtgggccacgtactgtggtagtacgcagtagtcctatgtgggccacatactgggTTGTATGCAGTAACCCTATGTGGGTCGCGTACCAAGATAAATGGAATGTATTGTAATTCTTTGTGGTTGTGGGGTGATGTGTGTGAACACGTGCATTTCTAGAATATGATTGATATTGGAATATGTGTGAATACTGATTTGTGAATTTTGGTATGTGAATATTTATGACAAAGAAAATCTCTTCGCCCAAGGGCTTATTGTGAAAGGTGAGTACCTTGATCGGTATCTGTTGTGGCCACACCTGAATCAAAGGGTATAGTTACAAatgatattagagcagagggaagatACATGTAcgggcgtgtaatcttcccaatccttTGAAATTttcgctataaatattggttttatttGTGTGACTACAGTTTTTATGTGCCTTTCCAGTTGTTGATTGATTGATGagtttattttgtatatatactcttctgccacacactgcttgtaatgactcgaaaatctatatcatttttttttcaattaaactttactatatactgAAACTTAATTTACTTTGATACCtttggattatctactataacatctgttaatttaggtgtaatcccaagagtgagggtgaattgggtatttttaaaaacctttaatattatttaccacttaatcactattttaatatttaacaaattacttgcAAGGGTTTAAgactgattcaaattattatatcaatgaattctttttacccaattaattatcaaatacgtgtggggttattcaacatacacacatgcaagataagtaatgaaatgcgttgcagaaattaaaaggagtaaaggaagagagaaggcaaacacagtttttacaaggttcagccaacctgacctacgtccatgccttgagcaacccactcaaggattacactaaatccctgctcctttaatcgggacagagcttcccttacatccgctacttacaagagacacaacttcctcctcactttgttcacaacccgaaccgtgattacaatatagaattttatttctacaaaacaactcaatattacttctaacaaagctagtgagtacaattgaaaacctaacacatatccatatgatagaacttgaagctcagtatgtatgcaatgatataatcgttatatgaatgacatgcttcacacaatttcccttttatcaaatctcccaaaataatgatataagtaaatgttttggagaaattaaggttctagttcaacttactagatgcacgaataccaaatgtgatcttattaaaagatttgtcttgaatatgataaagatctagatcaataagttttcttctaaatatccaaacacaatatgatctttgtaatatgtaaatatatatatatatatatatatatatatatatatatatacatatatgtatgagttccaaagataaaaaagctaataaaatatttttcaaaaaaatatccctcaataatatatatagttatgaactctaaggatatttaatcaagtggatttgtaatatcgaaaatatctagtctttaaatgaataaccacttgaatcaaaattatttaaccaatggcaaaacttttctcaagtaatgatcttgtcaaaacaatctatataatatataaatacactcaagatcaatcttctcaaataatattcaataataaatttttagatgcaaaactctttgagaataagtattaacaagtaaatcgatttaccaaacctcaataccaagatgaaagcacaacgattgctagattgccttttgaagatcaagatagccttagctcagatttgatgtatagactttgaaatcccaagaaaAAATTTCAGCAATTTGCCTCCCAATTTGTGCTAatcgtacaatatgctcaatcgtatgccaaaggttctttctctcgggggcactagggtttagatgttgattatatagatAACCTTACCCTTAGGATGATTTataaccattggatcaacttgataTAGAAATAACTCACATGTTCTCTcattaagattaaatttttaatcttcccgtaggttcagacgactgaggtgtagagctcagacgactgaagttccttaaagcttcaaaaaattgaaatggacacaggtcagacgactgaagtttgggttcagacttctgaagttgcgagttcaaacatctgaagtcagggttcagtttTTTGGTGTGCTTCTGcctgtttttgtgttttttcaataattcttcagacgactgaatttAATCTGtgatcttctaaagaaattctttagacgaatGAGTttaaacttcggtcttctgaatttgactcttcagacgactgagcatacacttcagtcttctggtCAGGGAGTTCGATCTTCTGAACATaacattttctagatttttctttttagtttcaaaaatgtatttttgctccctttctttactcttttataaattattttctgGGGTTTCAAAAAGatctttaagtccataaatatcccctaaagatgttcatgagatgcatgactcctaaggtcagtctaaggtcgaattaaatcatataaatatgtaaatacattaagttctaaatatccattcccatgacaatcttgaacttgctgcttgcatcttcattcttcaactcttttagttccatggattgtgccaagatgtatatactttaatcttcatggcttccatgactttctagccttccgcgcatactaaatattgttcctgCTCGCAATCTCAaagcacagatcaaataccaagtgatttgtcattatcaaaacaggattggacttatagagtcaacaacatCTCAAGCCCTaaatgagcactgaggaaaccctaTTCATTTTGCACActtacgcaacggaaaacataaaactgtacatccatatttacaatacgaGAATTCAATAAtaccccaaaatatacatacgcAAAAACACATCTCCCAATAACATCCACCAAAACCATggaaaactacccaaaaacacatctctttgaaacactacaaaaaaaccaGTTTCTAGTgatgaaaatattagtgacgaatttaatttcgtcactaaaagttggtattagtgactgtttttaagaaccgttactaatagtgtaagcactagtgacggttttagcggccgtcactaatacaatactattagtgacgattttaaaactgtcactaatactttcgtcactaaaaattgtGCAGGCAACAATTTTTCgtgcaaaattttttttgaaaaaatattagtgacgattctagggtattaatgatgaatttaatccttcactaataataggatattagtaacggttttgaaatcgtcactaatagtgcttttgtttaaaaaaatataaaaaataatttagtcAAGGGAATTAGTGACGGATTgagagattcgtcactaataatagggtattagtgacggttttgaaactatcactaatagtgtttttattttaaaatatataaaaataatttagttaataatagggtattagtgacggttttgaaattgtcactaatagtgtttttatttaaaaaaaaatgtaaaaatagtttagttaagggtattagtgacggattgggagattcgtcactaataatagggtattagtgacggttttgaaaccgtcactaataatgtttttattttaaaaaatataaaaataatttaattaaaggtattagtgacggattgggagattcgctactaataatagggtattagtgacggttttgaaaccgtcactaatagtgtttttatttaaaaaaaatataaaaataatttagttaaaggtattagtgacaggttgggagattcgtcactaataatagggtattagtgacggttttgaaaccatcactaatactttaaccTAAGCTAAATTCGTTTCCACGCGCACGTTTACCTATCCCTCCTTTCCCAATtttcctttccctcctccctcctttccTCTTCCCTCATTCCTTCTTCTGACTACGTGTCCTCTCCAtccttacctttttttttttttttttttttaatgcataaaAAAGGTGATTCCTCTATTTTCTACGGTTAGATAGAGGGATGGTCGATCATCATAGAGGGAGTAAAAGGGGAGGTTGAAGACTGGGACGAGGATGAGTTCGAGATCAGAGTTGGTGAGGTCAATCTAGGCGGCGTTGTGGGTGTCGATGGAGTCTGACTAGGAGGTGGTGATCGTGACGACCTCAGTGGTTGTGATTGTCAACTTTGTGATGTTTTTGTGGTAGAGATCGGGGGAGCAAGGGAAGGAGGTGAAGTCGGTGGTGGCGCTAAAGTCTATGGTGGCTGCGGCGAAGGAAGATGGGGCTGAAGCTGATTTGGGGAAGACAAAGGTTACAATCTTCTTTGGTACTCAGAACATTCTTGAATAAAGATTCATGAATGTGCTATTTTTTTTCCTTGCAAGCACTTCGTTTTTCGCTTGTTTTgaagatagaaaataaaatactatcataCAGTGGCCATCACGTTATGGGCTAATgtgatgattgtatttattaatttttgtattaaggaatcaaatttttgtttacaaGTTCAAGGGTTAAATATGGTTCACTTGTTTATGTATTCTGAAAATcctttttttgtttcttattagATCTATATTTTCTATGATGTCTTCTACGTTTTTTGGAGCAACCAAACAAAGCATTATGATTCAGATTGAATCTGTAGTTagacttcttcttccttcttcttttttttccatAGTGAGGCCTGCAAATTTTCTTTTCTGTTCTCTTGTTTTGGGTTTGAAGTTTTGTATTCTGCTTTTGTGATTTAGGATTCTTAAggggtatttatatattttctaaaaaaaatgaccatttggggacacgctcggtatttttaaaattgtttaattaaaaattaaacgtgTTTAGGTGTTGAAAATTACCGAAACctaagaggttcggttgaccggtcCAAGCGTCGGTTGGCTGTCCTCTCATGGcgtattttgaattttaaaagggTTCAATCGATTGAGCAAGGTGTCGGTTGGCTGACCTAATGACCGGTCGCCTGAGCCTTTGAAAGCTGGTCGGCTGAGgcgattttgaactaaaaagttcgGTCGGCTGGGGAAGGTAGAAAGGCCAAGTTCTTTGGTCAGTCAACCGTGGATGCTATGTTCAAATTAGGGTCAGTCGGCCAAGGCTAGTCAAACTTTTGGCTTTCTGGTTTATGGTgtggtcggtcgaccgtggtGATTTAAACGTTAATaggtcggtcgactagggctatttaaaaactcaattttgaccctaagttatttctaaaccttttatatgattttagtcttttagaaaaaggtttgtttttgaaaggtaaagtctcctaaggtcaaacta
This window of the Malania oleifera isolate guangnan ecotype guangnan chromosome 6, ASM2987363v1, whole genome shotgun sequence genome carries:
- the LOC131158275 gene encoding F-box/LRR-repeat protein 14 isoform X1, encoding MDDLPDQLVWDILSRIKKTKDRNSASLACKRLHKLENEQRHSLRVGCGLNPANEALTSLCNRFPNLEKVEIIYAGWMSKLGRQLDDEGLRILSKNCPSLTHLTLSYCTFITDVGLSFLASCSKLFALKLNFSPRITGCGILSLVVGCKNLTIFHLTRCLNVSSVEWLEYLGKLETLEDLSIRNCRGIGEGDLIKLGPSWRKLKRLQFEVDANYRYMKMKVYDRLAIDRWQKQWVPCENLLELSLVNCIISPARGLSCVLGKCKNLEKIHLDMCFGVRDCDMISLAQNSSKLRSISLRVPSDFSLPLLINSPLRLTDESLKAVAQNCLMLESVRISFLDGEFPSFSSFTLEGILMLTQMCPVRELVLDHVCSFNDVGMEALCSAQYLETLELVGCQEISDEGLQLASQFPQLNILRLSKCLGVTDDGLKPLVGSYKLESLVVEDCPQISERGLQGIARSVSFKQDLSWMC
- the LOC131158275 gene encoding F-box/LRR-repeat protein 14 isoform X2 — encoded protein: MFPNLEKVEIIYAGWMSKLGRQLDDEGLRILSKNCPSLTHLTLSYCTFITDVGLSFLASCSKLFALKLNFSPRITGCGILSLVVGCKNLTIFHLTRCLNVSSVEWLEYLGKLETLEDLSIRNCRGIGEGDLIKLGPSWRKLKRLQFEVDANYRYMKMKVYDRLAIDRWQKQWVPCENLLELSLVNCIISPARGLSCVLGKCKNLEKIHLDMCFGVRDCDMISLAQNSSKLRSISLRVPSDFSLPLLINSPLRLTDESLKAVAQNCLMLESVRISFLDGEFPSFSSFTLEGILMLTQMCPVRELVLDHVCSFNDVGMEALCSAQYLETLELVGCQEISDEGLQLASQFPQLNILRLSKCLGVTDDGLKPLVGSYKLESLVVEDCPQISERGLQGIARSVSFKQDLSWMC